One Methylocaldum marinum DNA window includes the following coding sequences:
- the ffh gene encoding signal recognition particle protein, producing MFDNLTERLTQSLKKIRGQGRLTENNIQDTLREVRMALLEADVALPVVKDFIEHVKTRALGQEVQSSLTPGQALIKIVNEELIAIMGSAHERLSLATQPPAVILMAGLQGAGKTTTVAKLARWLKENERKSVVVASADVYRPAAIDQLQTLADEVSAEFFPSDPTQNPVDIARNAVEYGRKKYKDIVIIDTAGRLHIDDQMMEEIRQIHAAINPIETLFVVDSMTGQDAANTAKAFGDALTLTGVILTKTDGDARGGAALSVRHITGKPIKFLGVGEKTAALERFHPDRIASRILGMGDVLSLIEDAERKIDKTKAEKLVKKIQKGKSFDLNDYRDQLLQLKNLGGVAAMFDKLPGMTNVPQHVKEKVNDKEMIQQIAIINSMTKQERAFPDVINNSRKQRIAKGSGTDMQNINRLLKQYDQMQKMMKKFKKGNLMNMLRGMKGNLGRGMPF from the coding sequence ATGTTTGATAACCTTACCGAACGCTTAACCCAATCGCTCAAAAAAATTCGCGGTCAAGGCCGACTGACCGAGAACAATATTCAGGACACCTTGCGAGAGGTGCGCATGGCCCTCTTGGAAGCCGATGTGGCGCTACCGGTCGTCAAGGATTTCATCGAGCACGTCAAGACACGGGCACTGGGGCAGGAGGTCCAATCCAGCCTTACGCCCGGGCAGGCGCTGATCAAGATCGTCAATGAGGAATTGATCGCCATCATGGGCAGCGCCCACGAGCGGCTCAGCCTGGCGACGCAGCCGCCGGCGGTGATCCTGATGGCGGGTTTGCAGGGTGCCGGCAAGACCACTACCGTAGCCAAGCTGGCCCGCTGGCTCAAGGAGAACGAGCGGAAATCCGTCGTGGTGGCCAGTGCCGACGTGTATCGTCCCGCCGCTATCGATCAGTTGCAAACCCTGGCGGATGAAGTAAGCGCCGAGTTCTTCCCGAGCGACCCTACGCAGAATCCGGTGGATATCGCTCGCAATGCCGTCGAATACGGGCGCAAGAAATACAAGGACATCGTGATTATCGACACGGCAGGCCGGCTTCATATCGATGACCAGATGATGGAGGAAATCAGGCAGATCCACGCCGCCATCAATCCGATCGAAACGCTGTTCGTGGTCGACTCGATGACCGGCCAGGACGCCGCCAACACGGCGAAAGCATTCGGCGATGCGCTTACCCTGACCGGTGTCATTTTGACGAAAACCGACGGCGATGCCCGAGGCGGCGCCGCATTGTCGGTCCGCCATATTACCGGCAAGCCCATCAAGTTCCTGGGTGTGGGCGAAAAGACCGCGGCACTGGAACGCTTTCACCCCGACCGGATCGCGTCGCGAATCCTGGGCATGGGCGATGTTCTGAGTCTTATTGAGGATGCCGAGCGCAAGATCGATAAGACGAAAGCCGAAAAACTGGTCAAGAAGATTCAGAAGGGCAAGTCTTTCGATTTGAACGACTATCGCGATCAATTGCTGCAGTTGAAGAATCTGGGGGGCGTCGCCGCCATGTTCGACAAGCTTCCCGGCATGACCAACGTGCCGCAGCACGTGAAGGAAAAAGTGAACGACAAGGAAATGATTCAGCAGATAGCCATCATCAATTCGATGACCAAGCAAGAGCGGGCGTTTCCGGACGTGATCAATAATTCGCGAAAACAGCGCATCGCGAAAGGCTCGGGCACGGACATGCAGAACATTAATCGTCTGCTCAAGCAGTACGATCAGATGCAGAAGATGATGAAAAAATTCAAGAAAGGCAATCTGATGAACATGCTGAGGGGTATGAAGGGCAATCTCGGGCGAGGGATGCCGTTTTAG
- the wrbA gene encoding NAD(P)H:quinone oxidoreductase has product MVEVLVVYYSRRGSTAEMANLIARGVEEVPGAVAKVRTVPEVSPVCEATEDTIPEAGPPYATIADLKNCDALALGSPTHFGNMAAPLKYFIDSTSSLWFSGALSGKPAGVFTATSSMHAGQEATLITMLLPLLHHGMVLVGIPSSESALLETTSGGTPYGPSRHTGSDNAVSDEERRLCRAFGARLARVALALKRARVK; this is encoded by the coding sequence ATGGTTGAAGTTCTTGTCGTCTACTATAGCCGCCGGGGTTCCACGGCCGAAATGGCTAACTTGATCGCCCGAGGCGTCGAGGAAGTTCCAGGTGCCGTCGCCAAGGTGCGTACCGTCCCGGAAGTATCGCCGGTTTGCGAGGCCACCGAGGACACCATACCCGAGGCCGGGCCGCCTTATGCGACCATCGCGGATCTGAAGAACTGTGACGCTCTGGCCTTGGGAAGCCCCACTCACTTCGGCAACATGGCGGCACCCCTCAAATATTTCATCGACAGCACCAGTTCCTTGTGGTTTTCGGGCGCCCTATCGGGAAAACCCGCCGGAGTATTCACGGCCACCTCGTCCATGCACGCCGGCCAAGAAGCCACGCTGATCACCATGCTGCTGCCTTTGCTGCACCATGGCATGGTTCTGGTCGGCATTCCCAGCAGCGAAAGCGCGCTCCTCGAAACCACCAGCGGCGGTACGCCCTACGGCCCCAGTCGGCACACCGGGAGCGACAACGCGGTCAGCGACGAGGAACGGAGATTGTGCCGCGCCTTCGGAGCCCGCCTGGCGCGCGTGGCTCTGGCGCTGAAGCGCGCCCGGGTGAAATAG
- the ispF gene encoding 2-C-methyl-D-erythritol 2,4-cyclodiphosphate synthase: MLRIGQGYDAHRFKEGGQLVLGGVAIDHEKSLAAHSDGDVALHALCDALLGAAALGDIGRHFPDSDPTFKGIDSRFLLREVRVKVFKHGYTVANVDLTIVAQKPRLAPYIEKMRATIASDLDIPQDAVNVKATTTEGMGFEGRGEGISAYAVALLQKK, translated from the coding sequence ATGCTACGAATAGGTCAGGGTTACGATGCGCATCGGTTCAAAGAAGGCGGCCAACTGGTTCTCGGGGGCGTGGCCATCGATCATGAAAAAAGCCTGGCGGCGCACTCGGATGGAGACGTTGCCTTGCACGCCTTGTGCGACGCCTTATTGGGGGCGGCGGCGCTCGGCGACATCGGTCGCCATTTTCCGGATTCCGATCCGACTTTCAAAGGCATAGACAGCCGGTTTCTGCTTCGCGAGGTACGTGTCAAGGTCTTCAAGCACGGCTACACCGTCGCCAACGTGGATCTGACCATCGTTGCTCAAAAACCGCGGCTCGCGCCCTACATTGAAAAGATGCGCGCAACCATCGCGAGCGACCTCGATATCCCGCAGGATGCGGTCAATGTCAAGGCCACCACGACCGAGGGCATGGGGTTCGAAGGCCGGGGCGAAGGCATCTCGGCCTATGCGGTAGCGCTGCTACAGAAAAAATAA
- a CDS encoding CBS domain-containing protein, with translation MSVGQFCNRDTVILRKADAIVEAAKLMREFHVGSAVVVEDSAEGAKPVGIVTDRDLVVEILAAELDPGSVTVGDIMSYELLTAREDDGLWETLQRMRLKGVRRIPVVNPQGVLAGILTSDDLLEILAGELTELVKIIGKEQEREQRTRGGLG, from the coding sequence ATGTCAGTCGGGCAATTTTGTAATCGCGATACGGTCATCCTGAGAAAAGCAGACGCGATCGTCGAAGCGGCCAAACTGATGCGCGAGTTTCATGTCGGTAGCGCCGTGGTAGTCGAGGATTCAGCGGAGGGCGCCAAACCCGTCGGCATCGTTACCGACCGCGATTTGGTCGTCGAGATTCTTGCTGCAGAACTCGACCCTGGCTCCGTGACCGTCGGCGATATCATGAGTTATGAATTGCTAACCGCCCGCGAAGATGACGGACTTTGGGAAACCTTGCAGCGAATGCGTCTCAAGGGCGTGCGCCGTATTCCGGTCGTCAATCCTCAGGGCGTCTTGGCCGGTATTTTGACCAGCGACGATCTCCTTGAAATACTTGCCGGTGAACTTACCGAACTGGTTAAAATCATCGGCAAGGAACAGGAACGCGAACAACGGACGCGTGGAGGTCTCGGCTAA
- the hda gene encoding DnaA regulatory inactivator Hda: MAEQLPLRFAFNPELSFRQFHPGANTEIIAHLKHAAGGHGEPLLFLWGEPGTGKSHLLNACCREACDRNLSVSYLPLSSLRECGPGVFDGLEHQDVVCLDDVDSVAGDDVWERALFNLFNQSRELGNRLIIAAQVPPSELPIHLPDLKTRLGWGLTLRLQPLNDEDKLIVLAAYARSLGLDLPPQVARFLFSHRRRDLSSLKQLLDELDHATLAAKRKLTIPFLKTYLHNLASDHQPEEIGAQDPKHAGD; this comes from the coding sequence ATGGCGGAGCAATTGCCTCTGCGCTTTGCTTTCAATCCCGAACTGAGTTTTCGGCAGTTCCACCCGGGCGCCAACACAGAAATCATCGCGCATCTTAAACACGCAGCCGGAGGTCACGGTGAACCTCTGCTCTTTTTATGGGGCGAACCGGGAACCGGCAAGAGCCACTTGCTCAATGCCTGCTGTCGAGAAGCGTGCGACCGCAACTTGTCGGTTTCGTATCTGCCCTTGTCCAGCCTCCGCGAGTGCGGCCCCGGTGTGTTCGATGGGCTGGAGCATCAAGATGTCGTGTGCCTCGACGATGTCGATTCGGTCGCCGGCGATGACGTTTGGGAACGGGCTTTATTCAACTTATTCAACCAGTCGCGAGAGCTTGGCAATCGGCTCATCATCGCGGCCCAGGTACCGCCGTCCGAGCTCCCCATCCATTTGCCGGATCTCAAAACCCGCCTGGGCTGGGGTTTGACCTTACGCCTACAGCCCTTGAACGACGAGGACAAACTGATCGTTCTCGCTGCCTATGCCCGCTCGCTCGGCCTGGACCTCCCGCCACAGGTCGCACGTTTCTTGTTTTCGCACCGCCGGCGGGACCTTTCCTCCCTGAAGCAATTGCTGGACGAACTGGACCACGCGACGCTCGCGGCGAAACGCAAACTCACCATTCCTTTTCTGAAGACCTACCTGCACAACCTGGCGAGCGATCATCAGCCGGAGGAAATCGGAGCTCAAGACCCGAAGCACGCAGGAGATTAA
- the arsC gene encoding arsenate reductase (glutaredoxin) (This arsenate reductase requires both glutathione and glutaredoxin to convert arsenate to arsenite, after which the efflux transporter formed by ArsA and ArsB can extrude the arsenite from the cell, providing resistance.), which produces MSVTIYHNPRCSKSRATLELLRNKGIEPTVIEYLKTPPSVSELESILVKLGMEPRDLMRKGEAVYKEAGLNNAELERKALIAAMVENPILIERPIVLANDKAAIGRPPENVLEIL; this is translated from the coding sequence ATGAGTGTTACGATCTACCACAATCCCCGCTGCAGCAAATCCCGCGCAACCCTTGAACTACTCAGGAACAAGGGCATCGAGCCGACGGTGATCGAATATTTGAAAACGCCTCCCAGTGTATCCGAGTTGGAGTCCATTCTGGTCAAGCTGGGCATGGAACCGCGCGATCTGATGCGTAAAGGGGAAGCGGTTTATAAGGAAGCCGGCCTGAATAACGCTGAGTTGGAGCGGAAAGCGTTGATTGCCGCGATGGTGGAAAACCCAATCCTCATAGAACGCCCTATCGTGCTGGCAAACGATAAAGCCGCAATCGGACGCCCGCCGGAGAACGTATTAGAGATTCTTTAA
- the truD gene encoding tRNA pseudouridine(13) synthase TruD yields the protein MGDSTAALPYAFGGPAGTGTIKTSPDDFVVEELLGFEPSDQGEHVFLRIEKRGENTDYVARQLARFAGISPRDVGYAGLKDRHGKTVQWYSVWLPGKAEPDWRQLESPSLGIIEARRNNRKLKKGAAAGNRFEITVRNLTCDFALLELRLKQIHDRGVPNYFGTQRFGHEGQNLAKASALFAGTLQRVNPHRRGLYLSAARSYLFNRILASRITQNNWDRAVTGDVFMFPDSHSFFKSETITPDIEQRLEAKEIHPSGALWGRGAPAVADQALALEQAVVGEESALCRGLEDFGLEMSRRPLRLCPEDFYWELRDPASLHLRFTLPAGAYATAVLRELINTDYIND from the coding sequence ATGGGTGATTCCACCGCTGCCCTGCCCTACGCCTTTGGCGGACCGGCCGGAACGGGCACCATCAAGACCTCACCGGATGATTTCGTAGTCGAAGAATTGCTCGGCTTCGAACCCTCCGACCAAGGCGAACACGTTTTTCTGCGTATCGAGAAACGCGGCGAGAACACGGACTATGTCGCCCGACAACTGGCCCGCTTTGCCGGCATTTCGCCGCGTGACGTCGGTTACGCGGGCCTCAAGGATCGCCACGGTAAGACCGTGCAGTGGTACAGCGTCTGGCTGCCGGGCAAAGCCGAACCGGACTGGCGGCAGCTCGAATCCCCGTCTCTTGGCATAATCGAGGCCCGACGTAACAACCGCAAGCTGAAAAAAGGCGCGGCGGCCGGTAATCGGTTCGAGATCACCGTCCGCAACTTGACCTGCGACTTCGCATTATTGGAACTGCGCCTGAAACAAATCCACGACCGGGGAGTTCCGAATTATTTCGGAACGCAACGGTTCGGCCACGAGGGGCAGAACCTGGCGAAAGCCTCGGCGCTTTTCGCGGGAACCCTGCAACGCGTGAACCCTCACCGTCGCGGACTTTATCTGTCGGCAGCGCGTTCCTATCTGTTCAACCGCATCCTCGCCAGCCGGATCACGCAAAATAATTGGGATCGAGCCGTCACCGGCGACGTCTTCATGTTTCCGGACTCACACAGCTTTTTCAAATCCGAAACCATAACTCCCGACATCGAGCAGAGACTCGAGGCGAAGGAGATCCATCCGAGCGGCGCGCTCTGGGGCAGAGGCGCGCCCGCTGTCGCGGATCAAGCATTGGCGCTGGAACAAGCCGTCGTCGGGGAGGAGTCCGCACTCTGCCGCGGACTCGAAGACTTCGGCCTCGAAATGTCCCGCCGTCCACTTAGACTTTGTCCGGAAGACTTTTACTGGGAGCTGCGCGACCCGGCCAGCTTGCACCTGCGATTCACCCTACCCGCCGGGGCATACGCGACTGCGGTTCTGCGGGAACTGATCAACACCGATTATATCAACGATTAA
- a CDS encoding undecaprenyl-diphosphate phosphatase produces MDCHHVYFLALLQGLTEFLPISSSAHLILMPVIFGWHDQGLAFDVAVHIGTLTAVVVYYAGALKDMAGAWFGSISGKGMNTDARLAWYVILGTIPAGIAGLAANAYVEAVLRNPLVIATSTIVFALVLWLAQKLSAEQRTDNDINWRDALVIGLFQAVALIPGTSRSGITITGGLFRGLDRKAAARFSFLLSIPVTALAGLLKTYQLLESDQAVSWWNMFLGALLSGVVAYIAIDWFLKLLDRIGMLPFVIYRLILGSVLFFVFLPG; encoded by the coding sequence ATGGATTGCCACCACGTATATTTCTTGGCCCTGCTGCAAGGACTGACCGAATTCCTGCCGATTTCCAGTTCGGCTCATCTGATCCTGATGCCGGTAATTTTCGGCTGGCACGATCAAGGCCTCGCTTTCGACGTCGCCGTCCACATCGGGACGCTGACTGCGGTTGTGGTCTATTACGCGGGTGCTCTGAAAGACATGGCCGGAGCCTGGTTCGGCTCGATCTCCGGAAAAGGCATGAACACCGATGCGAGACTCGCCTGGTACGTGATTCTGGGAACGATTCCGGCGGGCATTGCCGGACTGGCAGCCAATGCTTACGTCGAGGCCGTGTTACGCAACCCTCTGGTTATCGCCACCAGCACGATCGTTTTCGCCCTGGTGCTCTGGCTGGCGCAAAAGCTGAGCGCCGAACAGCGTACCGATAACGATATCAACTGGCGGGACGCTTTGGTAATCGGGCTGTTTCAAGCCGTGGCGCTGATACCCGGCACATCCCGATCGGGCATCACGATCACCGGCGGATTGTTCCGCGGCCTCGACCGGAAAGCGGCTGCCCGGTTTTCGTTTCTGCTGTCCATTCCGGTAACGGCATTGGCGGGCTTGCTCAAGACTTATCAACTGCTGGAGTCCGATCAGGCCGTATCCTGGTGGAACATGTTCCTAGGAGCCCTACTCTCGGGAGTCGTTGCCTACATTGCCATCGACTGGTTTTTGAAACTCCTGGACCGTATCGGCATGCTGCCTTTCGTCATTTACAGGCTGATACTGGGGAGCGTGCTGTTTTTCGTCTTTCTGCCCGGCTAG
- the fliS gene encoding flagellar export chaperone FliS codes for MRPAQFALNQYRQTTVQASAEYADSHALIVMLFNGLNEKIAVAKGAMQRRAFAEKGQAIGRAIEIVGYLQACLDLEKGGEIAANLDGLYTYMTERLFHASAKNDQSALDEVGGLIKEIKSAWEAIREPVSAPTV; via the coding sequence ATGAGACCCGCTCAATTTGCATTGAATCAGTATCGGCAGACGACCGTGCAGGCAAGTGCCGAGTATGCCGATTCGCATGCGCTGATCGTCATGCTCTTTAATGGGCTCAACGAAAAAATTGCCGTCGCCAAGGGGGCGATGCAAAGGAGGGCATTCGCGGAGAAAGGCCAGGCCATTGGCCGTGCAATCGAAATCGTCGGCTACTTGCAAGCCTGCCTGGACCTGGAAAAAGGGGGTGAAATCGCGGCAAATCTGGACGGTCTTTATACCTATATGACCGAACGTCTGTTTCATGCCAGTGCGAAAAACGATCAGAGTGCCCTGGACGAAGTTGGCGGATTGATAAAGGAAATCAAGAGTGCTTGGGAGGCGATACGAGAGCCGGTTTCGGCTCCGACTGTTTAA
- a CDS encoding cytochrome C assembly family protein: MNSTLFGVLAIAVYVAAAFTLVRSLRENDRPAEEMTVARRLQPLTLGWLAAVSHGLALIRSVQTNDGLNLSFLSAMSLVAWIIVAILLLTALARPVDKLGMVVFPMAALVLLLKIGVPESVHTIKDLSWPLTIHIVVSMLAYSFLNIAAFQAALLAFQDWRLRSHHTDLLLRSLPPLQTMESLLFQLIAAGFVFLSVSLLTGFIFLEDMFAQHLAHKTILSILAWLLFAVLLIGRARYGWRGTMAIRWTLGGFISLMLAYFGSKMVLEWILNRA; this comes from the coding sequence ATGAATTCTACGCTGTTTGGCGTCCTGGCGATCGCCGTTTATGTCGCTGCCGCTTTTACCCTGGTTCGCTCCTTGCGCGAAAACGATCGCCCGGCGGAGGAGATGACTGTAGCCCGGCGCCTACAACCCTTGACACTCGGCTGGCTTGCCGCCGTCTCGCACGGGCTTGCGCTCATCCGCTCGGTTCAAACCAACGACGGGCTTAACCTCAGCTTCCTGAGCGCGATGTCGCTGGTGGCCTGGATAATCGTCGCCATCCTGCTCCTGACCGCTCTCGCCAGGCCGGTGGATAAACTCGGAATGGTCGTTTTTCCGATGGCGGCGCTGGTTCTGCTGCTAAAGATCGGCGTTCCTGAAAGCGTTCACACGATAAAGGATCTTTCCTGGCCATTGACCATTCACATCGTGGTCTCCATGCTCGCCTATAGTTTTCTCAATATTGCCGCCTTTCAGGCGGCGCTGCTGGCTTTTCAAGATTGGCGGCTCCGCAGCCATCACACCGATCTCTTGCTGCGTTCGCTGCCGCCTTTACAAACCATGGAGTCGCTATTGTTTCAACTGATCGCGGCCGGGTTTGTATTTCTCAGCGTATCGCTGCTCACGGGCTTCATTTTCCTGGAGGACATGTTCGCTCAGCACCTCGCGCACAAAACCATTCTATCTATCCTGGCCTGGCTCTTGTTCGCCGTGCTACTGATCGGAAGGGCTCGCTACGGCTGGCGGGGAACCATGGCGATCCGCTGGACGCTGGGAGGATTTATATCGTTAATGCTGGCCTATTTCGGCAGCAAGATGGTTTTGGAATGGATATTGAACCGGGCTTGA
- a CDS encoding ketopantoate reductase family protein, with protein MKVLVIGSGAVGGFYGSLLAAQGAEVSMAARSDYMHVHAHGIDITSESKLGAYHFRPHTVVRNAAELPEKPDYVLLCIKVVENADRVGLLKDAVGPGTSIVLISNGIDIEDEIAKAFPDNELISGLAFICVTRTAPGKIWHQAYGRLALGNYPQGLSEKALELCKVFERSGITCVASEDIVAARWQKCVWNAPFNPLSVLSAGLSTNEILSTQESFVRAIMEEVCLIAEATGHPLPADTVNKNIENTYRMPPYKTSMLLDFEAGRPMETEAILGNAVRAGWNAGVPIPHLESVYALMKLRELGRGDG; from the coding sequence ATGAAGGTACTGGTCATTGGCTCGGGAGCCGTCGGCGGTTTTTACGGTTCTCTGCTTGCTGCACAGGGCGCGGAAGTCTCGATGGCGGCCCGTTCCGACTACATGCATGTGCACGCCCATGGCATCGATATTACGAGCGAGAGCAAATTGGGTGCTTATCACTTCCGGCCCCACACCGTGGTACGCAATGCCGCCGAATTGCCCGAAAAGCCCGACTACGTTCTCTTGTGCATCAAAGTGGTCGAAAACGCCGATCGTGTCGGCCTTCTGAAAGACGCCGTGGGACCCGGTACGTCGATCGTTCTCATTTCCAACGGCATCGACATCGAAGACGAAATCGCGAAAGCCTTTCCCGATAACGAACTGATCAGCGGCCTCGCATTCATTTGCGTCACCCGCACCGCACCCGGCAAGATCTGGCACCAGGCTTACGGGCGGCTAGCCCTGGGCAATTATCCGCAGGGGCTTTCCGAAAAGGCTCTGGAGCTTTGCAAAGTATTCGAGCGATCCGGCATCACCTGCGTCGCCTCAGAGGACATCGTTGCCGCCCGCTGGCAAAAGTGCGTCTGGAATGCACCCTTCAACCCGCTGTCGGTCCTCTCCGCGGGGCTTAGCACGAATGAGATACTTTCGACTCAGGAATCATTCGTGCGGGCCATCATGGAGGAGGTTTGCCTGATCGCGGAAGCCACGGGACATCCCCTGCCCGCCGATACCGTCAACAAGAACATCGAGAACACCTATAGGATGCCGCCCTATAAGACCAGCATGTTGCTGGATTTCGAGGCCGGACGGCCGATGGAGACGGAAGCCATTCTCGGTAACGCCGTGAGGGCGGGATGGAACGCAGGCGTGCCGATTCCCCACCTGGAATCGGTTTATGCTTTGATGAAACTTAGAGAGTTGGGGCGGGGAGACGGATAG
- a CDS encoding flagellar protein FliT: MSDMMPETETILAASRSILAAAEAMEWDRVERLGKERMPLIDKLFASADLEKGGAEFLARVIEEVQAIDGQVVYLIEAERNRAADELRNLKISRQCERAYRSAENK; the protein is encoded by the coding sequence ATGTCAGATATGATGCCTGAAACCGAGACTATCCTGGCCGCGAGCCGTTCCATCCTCGCGGCGGCGGAAGCCATGGAATGGGATAGAGTGGAACGGCTGGGGAAGGAGCGGATGCCCTTGATAGACAAGCTTTTTGCTTCGGCCGACTTGGAGAAAGGCGGCGCCGAGTTCTTGGCTCGCGTGATCGAGGAGGTACAGGCCATCGACGGACAGGTAGTCTACCTGATTGAGGCGGAAAGAAACCGGGCGGCCGACGAGTTGCGGAACCTCAAGATTTCGCGGCAATGCGAGCGGGCCTATCGGTCCGCCGAAAACAAGTGA